A region from the Metopolophium dirhodum isolate CAU chromosome 9, ASM1992520v1, whole genome shotgun sequence genome encodes:
- the LOC132951938 gene encoding GRIP and coiled-coil domain-containing protein 1 isoform X2: MDQKENNSQSSINEQSELEKYKKNLHNLVVAYKKLTLEKKALEDTLKASSNYDKEDASETDTSEVSNDSQQSRFINLVNTITSLQREKNEAEEIAADEKQRLQDKIYELEKLVKELNNKMDTLKKLQRLEMENIKAKFNKERLQREKEFNDHGVMMRELQKLMAEERRQKEQSESLADSLQKEVVHVHRENENLKKAAQDMEEELKDIKQKLKYREEETSGMLSQLRHEVKAVRQNHSIAISQEQQRATDAENRARELAIAHEVRVSNLETRLTELSNSIGVYDKIRHQDELTIQSLKEQLQKLEIENENDEEYTVSEIVEKFKHFKTLLLNLANTSEVPLNIEDIILKDLDLDIYNYKMKHIEYSDQQDENNLSFKQDNSVLLNQVKSLKQHVNTLQFEQDQLERKYKEKLEEDNEENNSWKEKYMTNDLEWRKRTSILEQQLLRQRDKAQELVLEKELELNTLREALHSTKYNRKTSHSSTGSRKEEYLDEESNKKGSHLLHYAHELALKDMEISKFRKSKSKIESKYRDLQKSTADMQQQYKADVDKLNQQLIRLESCKSREGANLEYLKNVTLSYFLTADDKIRKHMVNAIAAVLKFSDSEAEKAIKSLSQGK, encoded by the exons ATGGATCAGAAGGAAAATAACAGTCAATCGTCGATAAATGAACAGTCCGAattagaaaaatacaaaaagaatTTGCACa ATTTGGTAGTTGCGTATAAAAAATtgacattagaaaaaaaagctttgGAAGACACATTGAAGGCATCCTCAAACTATGATAAAGAAGATGCATCGGAGACTGATACTTCTGag GTGTCTAATGATTCTCAACAGTCgcgatttattaatttagttaataccATAACTAGTTTACAACGAGAAAAAAATGAAGCTGAAGAAATTGCAGCTGATGAAAAACAACGACTTCaggataaaatatatgag cttGAAAAATTGGTTAAAGAATTGAATAACAAAATGGATACACTAAAAAAACTTCAAAGATTAGAGATGGAAAATATCAAAGCAAAGTTTAACAAAGAGCGATTACAGCGAGAAAAAGAATTTAATGACCATGGAGTTATGATGAgagaattacaaaaattaatggcTGAAGAACGTAGGCAAAAGGAACAATCTGAATCATTAGCAGATAGTTTACAAAAAGAAGTTGTACATGTGCACAGAGaaaatgaaaacttaaaaaaagcaGCTCAAGATATGGAGGAGGAACTAAAAgacattaaacaaaaattaaagtataggGAAGAGGAAACATCTGGTATGTTATCTCAGTTACGGCATGAAGTTAAAGCAGTGAGACAGAACCATTCAATTGCCATTTCTCAA gaacAACAAAGAGCAACAGACGCAGAAAATCGAGCTAGGGAACTTGCAATTGCACATGAAGTGAGAGTCTCAAATCTAGAAACCCGTTTGACAGAACTTTCAAACTCAATTGGTGTTTATGATAAGATTAGACATCAAGATGAACTGACAATACAATCATTAAag gaacaattacaaaaattagaaatagaaaatgaaaatgatgaagAGTACACTGTGTCTGAAATAGTTGAAAAATTCAAACACTTCAAAactcttttattaaatttagccAATACATCAGAAGTTCCTTTAAATATtgaag atataatattaaaagatttaGATCttgatatttacaattataaaatgaaacacATTGAATATTCAGATCAAcaagatgaaaataatttgtcttTCAAGCAAGATAATTCAGTTTTATTGAATCaagtaaaaagtttaaaacaacaTGTAAATACACTACAATTTGAACAAGATCAGCTAGAACGCaaatacaaagaaaaattaGAAGAAGATAATGAA gAAAATAATAGTTGGAAGGAAAAATATATGACAAATGATTTGGAATGGCGTAAACGGACATCAATTCTAGAACAGCAATTATTGAGGCAACGTGATAAAGCACAAGAACTTGTGTTAGAAAAAGAACTGGAACTAAATACTCTACGTGAAGCTCTAcattctacaaaatataatagaaaaacatCCCATTCCTCAACTGGTTCGAGAAAAGAG GAATATTTGGATGAAGAATCTAACAAAAAAGGATCTCATCTGCTTCATTATGCACATGAATTAGCTCTGAAAGACATGGAGATATCCAAATTTAGAAAGTCCAAGTCTAAAATAGAATCCAAGTACAGGGACTTACAGAAAAGTACAGCTGATATGCAGCAGCAGTATAAAGCAGATGTCGATAAACTAAACCAACagttaattag acttGAATCATGCAAATCTAGAGAAGGTGCTAATTTAGAATATCTAAAAAATGTGACATTGAGTTATTTCCTTACAGCTGATGATAAAATTCGAAAACATATGGTAAATGCAATAGCAgcagttttaaaattttctgaTAGTGAAGCAGAGAAGGCTATTAAAAGTCTATCACAAGGcaaataa
- the LOC132951938 gene encoding GRIP and coiled-coil domain-containing protein 1 isoform X1: protein MDQKENNSQSSINEQSELEKYKKNLHNLVVAYKKLTLEKKALEDTLKASSNYDKEDASETDTSEVSNDSQQSRFINLVNTITSLQREKNEAEEIAADEKQRLQDKIYELEKLVKELNNKMDTLKKLQRLEMENIKAKFNKERLQREKEFNDHGVMMRELQKLMAEERRQKEQSESLADSLQKEVVHVHRENENLKKAAQDMEEELKDIKQKLKYREEETSGMLSQLRHEVKAVRQNHSIAISQEQQRATDAENRARELAIAHEVRVSNLETRLTELSNSIGVYDKIRHQDELTIQSLKEQLQKLEIENENDEEYTVSEIVEKFKHFKTLLLNLANTSEVPLNIEDIILKDLDLDIYNYKMKHIEYSDQQDENNLSFKQDNSVLLNQVKSLKQHVNTLQFEQDQLERKYKEKLEEDNEENNSWKEKYMTNDLEWRKRTSILEQQLLRQRDKAQELVLEKELELNTLREALHSTKYNRKTSHSSTGSRKEFQEYLDEESNKKGSHLLHYAHELALKDMEISKFRKSKSKIESKYRDLQKSTADMQQQYKADVDKLNQQLIRLESCKSREGANLEYLKNVTLSYFLTADDKIRKHMVNAIAAVLKFSDSEAEKAIKSLSQGK from the exons ATGGATCAGAAGGAAAATAACAGTCAATCGTCGATAAATGAACAGTCCGAattagaaaaatacaaaaagaatTTGCACa ATTTGGTAGTTGCGTATAAAAAATtgacattagaaaaaaaagctttgGAAGACACATTGAAGGCATCCTCAAACTATGATAAAGAAGATGCATCGGAGACTGATACTTCTGag GTGTCTAATGATTCTCAACAGTCgcgatttattaatttagttaataccATAACTAGTTTACAACGAGAAAAAAATGAAGCTGAAGAAATTGCAGCTGATGAAAAACAACGACTTCaggataaaatatatgag cttGAAAAATTGGTTAAAGAATTGAATAACAAAATGGATACACTAAAAAAACTTCAAAGATTAGAGATGGAAAATATCAAAGCAAAGTTTAACAAAGAGCGATTACAGCGAGAAAAAGAATTTAATGACCATGGAGTTATGATGAgagaattacaaaaattaatggcTGAAGAACGTAGGCAAAAGGAACAATCTGAATCATTAGCAGATAGTTTACAAAAAGAAGTTGTACATGTGCACAGAGaaaatgaaaacttaaaaaaagcaGCTCAAGATATGGAGGAGGAACTAAAAgacattaaacaaaaattaaagtataggGAAGAGGAAACATCTGGTATGTTATCTCAGTTACGGCATGAAGTTAAAGCAGTGAGACAGAACCATTCAATTGCCATTTCTCAA gaacAACAAAGAGCAACAGACGCAGAAAATCGAGCTAGGGAACTTGCAATTGCACATGAAGTGAGAGTCTCAAATCTAGAAACCCGTTTGACAGAACTTTCAAACTCAATTGGTGTTTATGATAAGATTAGACATCAAGATGAACTGACAATACAATCATTAAag gaacaattacaaaaattagaaatagaaaatgaaaatgatgaagAGTACACTGTGTCTGAAATAGTTGAAAAATTCAAACACTTCAAAactcttttattaaatttagccAATACATCAGAAGTTCCTTTAAATATtgaag atataatattaaaagatttaGATCttgatatttacaattataaaatgaaacacATTGAATATTCAGATCAAcaagatgaaaataatttgtcttTCAAGCAAGATAATTCAGTTTTATTGAATCaagtaaaaagtttaaaacaacaTGTAAATACACTACAATTTGAACAAGATCAGCTAGAACGCaaatacaaagaaaaattaGAAGAAGATAATGAA gAAAATAATAGTTGGAAGGAAAAATATATGACAAATGATTTGGAATGGCGTAAACGGACATCAATTCTAGAACAGCAATTATTGAGGCAACGTGATAAAGCACAAGAACTTGTGTTAGAAAAAGAACTGGAACTAAATACTCTACGTGAAGCTCTAcattctacaaaatataatagaaaaacatCCCATTCCTCAACTGGTTCGAGAAAAGAG TTCCAGGAATATTTGGATGAAGAATCTAACAAAAAAGGATCTCATCTGCTTCATTATGCACATGAATTAGCTCTGAAAGACATGGAGATATCCAAATTTAGAAAGTCCAAGTCTAAAATAGAATCCAAGTACAGGGACTTACAGAAAAGTACAGCTGATATGCAGCAGCAGTATAAAGCAGATGTCGATAAACTAAACCAACagttaattag acttGAATCATGCAAATCTAGAGAAGGTGCTAATTTAGAATATCTAAAAAATGTGACATTGAGTTATTTCCTTACAGCTGATGATAAAATTCGAAAACATATGGTAAATGCAATAGCAgcagttttaaaattttctgaTAGTGAAGCAGAGAAGGCTATTAAAAGTCTATCACAAGGcaaataa